A single window of Triticum urartu cultivar G1812 unplaced genomic scaffold, Tu2.1 TuUngrouped_contig_4967, whole genome shotgun sequence DNA harbors:
- the LOC125528583 gene encoding S-adenosylmethionine decarboxylase proenzyme-like, translating to MAVSAIGFEGYEKRLEITFSEAPVFTDPNGRGLRALSRAQIDSVLDLAKCTIVSELSNDKFDSYVLSESSLFIYPYKVVIKTCGTTKLLLAIPRILELAEELSLPLAAVKYSRGTFIFPEAQPSPHKNFSDEVAFLNGYFGGLKSGGNAYVIGDPAKPGQKWHVYYATQQPEQPMVNLEMCMTGLDKKKASVFFKTSADGHTSCAKEMTKLSGISEIIPEMEICDFDFEPCGYSMNAIHGSAFSTIHVTPEDGFSYASYEVMGLDPASMAYGDLVKRVLRSFGPSEFSVAVTIFGGRNLAGTWGERLNVGVYDSTNMVVQELPDGGALIYQSFTAVGEDSTGSPRSVLNCNVHGNLESGSKMDAFLCWEDDAAQEKDERGAVKRMKSC from the coding sequence ATGGCCGTCTCTGCGATTGGGTTTGAGGGATATGAGAAGCGCCTGGAGATCACCTTCTCTGAAGCGCCAGTCTTCACTGACCCCAATGGCAGGGGATTGCGTGCTCTCTCTCGTGCCCAGATCGACTCGGTTCTTGATCTTGCCAAGTGCACCATTGTATCTGAGCTCTCTAATGACAAGTTTGACTCGTATGTCCTCTCTGAATCAAGCCTCTTCATCTACCCGTACAAGGTTGTGATCAAGACCTGCGGTACCACCAAGCTCCTGCTGGCCATTCCAAGGATTCTTGAGCTTGCTGAGGAGTTGTCCCTGCCACTTGCTGCTGTGAAGTACTCCCGTGGGACATTCATATTCCCTGAGGCACAGCCTTCTCCACACAAGAACTTCTCTGATGAGGTTGCCTTCCTGAATGGCTACTTTGGTGGACTCAAGTCTGGCGGCAATGCCTATGTCATTGGTGATCCTGCAAAGCCAGGCCAGAAGTGGCATGTCTACTATGCCACCCAGCAGCCTGAGCAGCCCATGGTCAACCTTGAGATGTGCATGACTGGTCTGGACAAGAAGAAAGCTTCTGTCTTCTTCAAGACCTCTGCTGATGGCCACACATCTTGTGCCAAGGAGATGACCAAGCTCTCTGGCATCTCTGAAATAATCCCGGAGATGGAGATCTGTGACTTTGATTTCGAGCCATGTGGCTACTCCATGAACGCCATCCATGGCTCTGCTTTCTCCACCATTCATGTCACTCCTGAGGACGGCTTCAGCTATGCTAGCTATGAGGTCATGGGGTTGGACCCTGCCTCCATGGCCTATGGTGACCTGGTCAAGAGGGTGCTGAGATCCTTTGGCCCGTCTGAATTCTCTGTTGCTGTGACCATCTTTGGCGGTCGCAACCTTGCTGGCACCTGGGGGGAGAGGCTGAATGTTGGGGTCTATGATAGTACCAACATGGTCGTCCAGGAGCTGCCTGACGGGGGCGCTCTCATCTACCAGAGCTTCACTGCTGTCGGCGAAGACTCCACCGGGTCACCAAGATCTGTCCTGAACTGCAACGTTCATGGCAATTTAGAGAGCGGCTCCAAGATGGATGCTTTCCTTTGCTGGGAAGACGATGCTGCGCAGGAGAAGGATGAGAGGGGGGCTGTTAAGAGGATGAAGAGCTGCTGA